A window of the Planococcus citri chromosome 4, ihPlaCitr1.1, whole genome shotgun sequence genome harbors these coding sequences:
- the LOC135845627 gene encoding uncharacterized protein LOC135845627, with the protein MAASFKIVSTKNVDSGIVEICTVPTCWFIEGEKKFYYPPPKHATVKRISSGKEPNTKWPVYSVENIHHVLDDYDKCKPLEEQLLQSSSASLIAPRRDEVHEKSDKDKEKSDKDKEKSHKDDEKSDKYDDESSDITSDTDKSDDTTHPTPENKRKRVKRFVVKPKRMKYLEEDIIDIKNRLFLIEKSNRSQQDDIKEIKNLVIDLARSSKRHMDFDSFPLECMDDFMQMEEKLKDVDYFESMKTYLTDFGGKSLKETVPVIMKAVLTPGIVRNKINFTGQNNKLTFCKSSIYKVIEKVLSEKHGKNEAADIPARISKWLRYTHDNCKEKNNEDA; encoded by the exons atggCGGCATCATTTAAAATTGTATCAACAAAAAACGTTGACAGCGGAATCGTGGAGATATGTACGGTTCCAACATGTTGGTTCATCGAAGGTGAAAAGAAGTTTTATTACCCACCTCCGAAACACGCTACAGTAAAAAGGATTTCATCTGGAAAAGAACCTAATACAAAATGGCCTGTGTATTCggttgaaaatattcatcatgTCTTGg ACGATTATGATAAATGCAAGCCGCTCGAAGAACAGCTTCTCCAATCCAGTTCGGCTTCATTAATTGCACCCCGTAGGGACGAAGTTCATGAAAAATCCGATAAAGATAAGGAAAAATCCGATAAAGATAAGGAAAAATCCCATAAAGATGACGAAAAATCCGATAAATATGACGACGAAAGCAGCGACATAACATCag ACACGGACAAAAGTGATGATACGACTCATCCCACTcctgaaaataaaagaaaacgcGTGAAACGATTTGTGGTGAAACCAAAACGAATGAAATACTTGG AAGAAGATATCATCGATATCAAAAATCGGCTTTTCTTAATTGAGAAATCTAATAGAAGTCAACAAGATGAtataaaagaaattaaaaacctCGTCATCGATTTGGCCCGTTCTTCTAAAAGACATATGGACTTCGATAGCTTTCCACTTGAATGCATGGATGATTTTATGCAAATGGAAGAAAAACTGAAGGATGTCGATTATTTCGAATCGATG aaaacttatCTGACGGATTTCGGAGGGAAAAGCCTGAAGGAAACAGTACCAGTCATAATGAAGGCGGTCCTGACCCCAGGCATCGTTCGCAACAAAATAAACTTTACCGGTCAAAACAACAAATTAACATTTTGTAAATCCAGTATTTACAAAGTTATTGAAA AAGTTTTGAGTGAAAAACATGGTAAAAACGAAGCGGCGGACATACCTGCCAGAATTTCGAAGTGGTTACGGTATACGCATGATAATTGTAAAGAGAAGAATAACGAAGATGCGTAA